TACTACCGACTGCTGCTTCGATTCGGCTGGCTTACCGACTGCTGGGCTGGATGCGCCCCGTTCAGCTGGCTTGCCGGCTGCTGCTTCGATTCGCTGGCTTGCCGGCTGCTCGTGGAATGAGCTACGATCCGGCTGGCTTGCCGGCTGCTGCTTCGATTCGGCTGGCTTACCGACTGCTGGGCTGGATGCGCCCCGTTCGGCTGGCTTGCCGGCTGCTGCTTCGATTCGGCTGGCTTGCCGGCTGCTCGTGGAATGAGCTACGATCCGGCTGGCTTGCCGGCTGCTGCTTCGATTCGGCTGGCTTACCGACTGCTGGGCTGGATGCGCCCCGTTCGGCTGGTTTGCCGTCTGCTGCTCCGATTCGGCTGGCTTGCCGGCTGCTCGTGGAATGAGCTACGATCCGGCTGGCTTGTCGGCTGCTGTTTCGATTCGGCTGGCTTACCGACTGCTGGGCTGGATGCGCCCCGTTCGGCTGGCTTGCCAGCTGCTGCTCCGATTCGGCTGGCTTGCCGGCTGCTTCACTTGATGCGCCTTGGTTTGACGTCTACTGCAGTGAGGAAACTCTTAAAAACTCACTGCAGTAGCGCTCGTTGAATGAGCTACGATCCGGCTGGCTTGCCGGCTGCTGCTTCTTGCTGATGGGTCGGGATGGCTCGGTTCGACTGCTTCCTTCTAGCGCTCCTACGATGTGCTCTCGTTGACGTTCGTCGTAATTCTCCTCGATGCTCTGCAGTGCATGCAGTTTTATAGGCagtaatcttcttcttttttttttcatcggcTCGCCATGAATGACGTGTATAGCAATAAGGGACCTCGCACAGTAACAATGGgcggtcgttttttttttaatcgataaaaactgcaatttatcaattaaaatttgtttcaataatttcaaaataattcctttcttctttttttttgtttctgcttttCTTTATATTGTTCATTATGGTCCATGACGCTACACTAATTTTTAACTGATTGAAGAACGGTAAATTATACTGCGGGTAAGCTCTTATTCTAAACAGCTTTTCATTATGGCATAGCATTGTTAATACGTCAAAACAATATAACATAATGGAATTCTTACAGGTAATGCAGTAACCAGTTTTATACGACAACGGTATAATTTCATATGAAAAGAaactataaaatttaaaatgtgctataaaaataataaaattatggcCTACTATGGAGCGTCTTTGTTCAATAGAAAAATTGGTTTGCAGTATTTGGTCTAAAACATTGCCAAATAATGTTTTTTAGAAACTCAGTTTTTTCTAAGAAAAATTGGAATTCCAATTTCTCTTTGATTATATATAAAAGTATCCGGACTCGGCTGATATTTGACCAAGTTAGAGCGTttgtaaaactgattttcattgaaaaaaagaaatttttatcaaaatctgcATATTACCATCATTTGGAGCTAATTTCAAGAAATatgatgttccacaaagttttcataaatttaataCTGAAGAGATTAATTACAATACATTGTAATTCTGATGAAAATTGCCAAAGTtatgattatttttatgaaagtCTAAACTTGATGGTCAAAACATCACcttgcgcgacctctaaacttcaatattttggccTGAAATTCTGAGGCAAAGAGTAGCCATAAAAAAGCGTTTGAGCACACGAATTTCAGGTTTCGGAAACATTCGAAAAATAAACCGCACCCTAATCTCCACGTatcgagtgttcggaatatgagcctgttcgggatttgaatcaaaacggtatCAATTGCATGCACTCCGCATTCACAGTCTTTGATACCTACTGATGCACTTCAAAAGGACATTTCAACTTTCAGCGCCGACTGGATGCAGGTGAAGGTATCCAATGTCCATAATGACCTAATTGGTTGTATGCAATAATTGGTCACGTTCCTGCTATCGTTGTCAAAGCcttatgcagaaacatcctaaCCAGGATTCAGAAAAAGTTCGAAACAATTCTCCGAGCAACATCCTTGGTTCTGATCCGAAGCattctgtgtggaccatatgGACACAAttcgtatcattctggagcagagTCCCTTTATTTGGTATCCATTTCCTAAATTTCTCCTGGGAAACACTTATCTTTTGTATTTCCTCGGGTAATTCTTCTGGAATATCTTCGAAAACTTTTCGGAGTTTATTcgtgaaattcttcagaatttccaccgaaaatttctttgaatttttgatcatttttttaaaccttAAGAAATTTTCATCGGTGTTGAAAATGCAATTCCAAAGGATTCCCATGGGTCAATAATAAAGTTTTTATAACGTTAGAAAAATTAATGAACCCTAAATGTTCTAACGTTATAAAAACTTTATTATTGACCCATGGGAATCCTTTGGAATTGCTGTAAATCTACtatttttggaaatgtatttttttattagttcaCAACTTTTGAAAATCCGAAAGAATTATAGGAAATTATTAAGTGAGACGTCGAAGACACAGCTCATAATTTTCTCAAATGCGAAAGCTCAAATCCTATTAGGTAGCAGCCGACTTAAATTTTTGAACTGCTTGTTGGTTTGTCATTGCATTTACCACCGAGAGTTGTTTcactttaaaaatataaaactgagTAATCCATGTCCAACCAGCCATAAACCGTAGCGAAGTAATTTCAGCGATCAATAAAGCGTTTGGCCAACGTCACACACTTGTAGCGGGCACTTCATCTTCAGAAATATAGCCATAAACCACCACCGGAGGCAATAAAAGAGTGCCCGAGCTGATGTCGGTTGGTCCGTTGGTCGCCAAAACGACAACCACTTTGGCAGGCCGCAAAGGTAACCGCATATATAGGACGGCGATGTAGAAAAGTGAGACAGCTATTAAAATGATGTAGCCTGGTACAGTGCGAAAATCGTATGTCATACCGATTCCCTTCTTCCACAAATTAAACATCTCTATCTTTTGTCCTGTGATGCTGTTAAGAGCTATCTCAtaaaaattttaacaataaacaATTCATACACATCCACTCACAAAAGAAAAATTCACTGCTCTGGAGGAGCCTGTTCTAA
The nucleotide sequence above comes from Armigeres subalbatus isolate Guangzhou_Male chromosome 3, GZ_Asu_2, whole genome shotgun sequence. Encoded proteins:
- the LOC134222847 gene encoding transcriptional regulatory protein AlgP-like; its protein translation is MKKKRRRLLPIKLHALQSIEENYDERQREHIVGALEGSSRTEPSRPISKKQQPASQPDRSSFNERYCTGKPAESEQQTANQPNGAHPAQQSVSQPNRSSSRQASRIVAHSTSSRQASRIEAAAGKPAERGASSPAVGKPAESKQQPASQPDRSSFHEQPASQRIEAAAGKPAERGASSPAVGKPAESKQQSVVSLPNGAHPAQQSASQPNQSSSVEPFRPISKKQQPASQPDLDVKQPANRGASNQAVGKPAEPRFIRRAIPTQQQEAAAGIRIVAHSSSATAVSF